Below is a genomic region from Eupeodes corollae chromosome 1, idEupCoro1.1, whole genome shotgun sequence.
aaaaaggaaagtgcATATTGCTCATCAGAACCGCCAGGATTCATCGAGGAAGTGGCCACTACGTCGAGAATTTTGGGGTAAGTTTTTCTTGTAGTTCATGTCCCAAttgacatatatatatatatatatcactCAAGCGTTGCCccctttttcatttcaaattttactcttgttttaaataattgaaagcatatattttgtttttattggttttaataTAATGAGAATAACctgaattataattaaaataaatgtacctaatggaattattaaattatgtgcaacatatataaaaagatgaaattttaatttgctttaaaaagGGGGAGATGAGGAAGTGAAGATGAAAGGGTAGGAAGGAGGAAAAGAGGAGGTGAATAAAAGGGGTTGTTTAGCGAGAAAGCAACCAGGTAGGGTGGGTAGAGGGCATCTCGCGCATCAGTACCAGCTAGATGCAAAGACtggcatattttttttgctaacgagGAGGTCATGGAATCCACTCCTGAGCTAGCGAGGGATATTTTATGTGCCAGCAAGGACCTCATCGCAAGAAAACTCGTTACAGCATATATACAAAATCGAATTTTGACACCTATCGGCCAAAAATTTTCCGCAAAGACCAATAATGAAACATCCACCGGAaacaccaattttaaaatttacaaaaccgTAAGCATGCGGTCTGATAGTTTGTGGCAAACAAAATGAGATGCATCTATTCCCAGGCTACTGGAAACAAATGAAATAACTTCATCTGGAGTGGTAGCGTATCAAAAACTGCCAATATGAAACCATTTGAATATGTAAGCAACTCGAAGATTGCCGCAGGATGAATTATTTCCGAcgataacattttttgttatatttttttaacttagagTATCCGTGTGGAACCAGTAAGTTATgattaattaggctagttttatgaattttttctagctaaaatatagttttaagattgaattaataaaaatgaatttaaaaaaagggcgTTGTTTTATCAtgccagatgtcttgggttcaatccctgcctatgcctattacaaggaattgacaaattctcctagagtaattcttgtcatgaaaagtgctttctcaaattatcccttcggattcggcttgaaactgcaggtcccctcaatccctgacaacattactcgcacacaggaatggttgagagttggaaGTCGCTAGGCCCATGTTttcaacggacttttgcgccacccaatttattttatttaaacatgcTCCATTCCAAACTAGCCCCAAACTTTACAAAGCGAATATTCTAAATAACAAAATCCGCAACTacaaaattgcaacaaaaacaaaaatcaaaattattgtaaaagcattacaaaaaatacatatatatttttattaaaatgatgtCAACTTATTTTTGCAGTTAACTATAAGGCGGCACTGCTAAGTACTATGTAACTAAGTAGTCCCAGTCGCTAAGGTCAAATGAAATCcccgtttaatttaattttattattttgttttcttttagatgaatttaatgaatgagcaacaataatgttaaaatttaacaaactcTAACGAACAAGTTCAGGCAATCTTCGATCGGCTGGCAACAGTGACAATATAAACGAATGTAGTTTTTCTTTAGTTATTTTCAACGGCCATGATTGTGGTGGAAgactaaaaataagaaaaatatgattaacaacaacaaagataAACTTAATTGTTAGTTTACCTAGCAGCCCACAGACCGGCTCgttgttttttagcattttGCTCAACTTTCACCAACTGTTTGTAGTATTTTCGCCATTCTGCGTCTTTAATTGTCTCTGGTAGATCTACGGTCTTTCCGAAACCAAGACTTAAAAGTGCTTCGGATGCGTCAATTAGtccctaaaaacaatttacGTACATATAGTCAACTAAATGGGACAATCTTGTGTAACGAACCTGCTTGTTTTCGGGACACACCAATAGAACCCGGCACACAGCACTGTTGTCATCGCCATCTCTGGACAGAGGAATGAATTCAATACGCCTGCCGACAGCAACAGTTTGCAGCCAGGAATAACCATTCGCATTTACAGCCACACCAGGAAGCTGCaatttaaatcataaattaatCTCTTCATTCTCAAATTGTCACTGAAGGAAAAAACGACTATTTTGTTGACCTAACCTTAACTGGAAGACGTTTTGCCCTAGGAACTAAAAATCCCATTGGGGCTTTGTGATTTACCAAGAGAAGTGGCCCACTCTTTGAGCTCGGATCGATCGAATCAATTTCTCCATATTGTGTGATTTTATTACGTACAAAGCTTCTCGGGATATCTGTACCTTTGCCAAACTTTGTGATCTATAAAATTCCAACACGAAAATTAGTTCTGGAAAAAGATACCTTCGCATTTCACCAACTTACTGGACGTTTTTTGTAATAGGCATAGGCAAAGAGCAATCCCGATGCTGCGTAAATTGTAAtctaataataaacaaaaattagccaACATAATtatataacaaatacaaaaattaaatcgaattgtttattttaaatacagcttTTGATATTTTGTCTAAACAGCCttcgattttcttttataatctGAACCTGCACTTTACCTCTGCACCTCTTGTATCTTTTTGGATGTAATCGCAAAAACTGTCGTAGGAATTTGATAATTTCGTCGCTATTGCTGCCATTTTGAGGTTGTGGCTTTGTTGTTAGGAAGTCGATGGATGGACGTGTGATTTATAGTTTGGtaattatgatatttttaaaatattactgcatattttctatttctaaccaaaataaaatatcgtaGGTCATCAACACAAAATCATCTGtggattttttgaattgaaagaaaGATATTTTAGGTGGGGTGTTTGGGAAGGCACCTGTCAGTTTTGTCAGTTTTGTAAGCTACGTAACGTGACATGAAGTTACGTACAAATTTGAGCTGCAGGgtgtttagtttataaaaagaaaaaattgaatcaaCCAAATGAATAATTGCAGATTTACATgtacaaaaaacttttattaccCATGAATATGTAAGTATTCCCTCTAGGGATGCCAGATTTGAAAAATGTCTGCGCgggacaaacaaatatttcagtgaatgaaaaaaaaaatttgtttagttaaaaaatatgtgttgATTTACTTCCTtattgtaattaaataaataaataaagcttaGCATTCATCAGAAAAAGAAACAGTAAGTTGAAACtgtaaaatataacaattttttttaattatttcgtttaaaaaCCGTATTTCCTTAAACAgaattctttaaattcttaacaaaacataTCGAAATTTTGCTATCATAAGCTCTGCTTCTACACAgacattaatattttaattatttcttcccgcaaaggaaaaaacaaaatcaaaaattttaacatcattatcatattctttttcataaacattttcGAGGCTTAAGAATtcctgaaaaataaaacaacgtctatatttttcagtttaaagCAATCAAAA
It encodes:
- the LOC129939008 gene encoding uncharacterized protein LOC129939008, giving the protein MAAIATKLSNSYDSFCDYIQKDTRGAEITIYAASGLLFAYAYYKKRPITKFGKGTDIPRSFVRNKITQYGEIDSIDPSSKSGPLLLVNHKAPMGFLVPRAKRLPVKLPGVAVNANGYSWLQTVAVGRRIEFIPLSRDGDDNSAVCRVLLVCPENKQGLIDASEALLSLGFGKTVDLPETIKDAEWRKYYKQLVKVEQNAKKQRAGLWAASLPPQSWPLKITKEKLHSFILSLLPADRRLPELVR